The Streptomyces sp. NBC_01275 genome has a segment encoding these proteins:
- a CDS encoding DUF397 domain-containing protein has product MNNAESSTVASGLTWFKSSYSGAEGGQCIEIATDTGVVHVRDSKAAAGPVVRVSREAWAGFLGGV; this is encoded by the coding sequence ATGAACAACGCTGAGTCCTCGACCGTTGCATCCGGCCTCACCTGGTTCAAGAGCAGCTACAGCGGAGCCGAGGGCGGTCAGTGCATAGAGATCGCGACCGATACGGGAGTTGTGCACGTCCGGGACTCCAAAGCCGCGGCCGGGCCGGTCGTCCGTGTGTCGCGTGAGGCGTGGGCAGGGTTCCTCGGAGGCGTCTGA
- a CDS encoding helix-turn-helix transcriptional regulator has translation MELSFGDSWENDDDTGGQGAADKAGQGVVTAFGQSMKTLRVRAGMERDEFGRQLGYSASTVASFEQGRRIPSARTIEQADKVLEAGGLLTLWTEQVERAQYPVFFQGMAALEKKAIELLMYDTLVVNGLLQTEEYMRALLGMRRPPLNSETIEQRVTARLTRQQIFERRPAPLLSFVLDESVLRRKYGGKDVHRGQLEHILLVGQKRNVEIQVMPLDCEESAGVDGPFTVVTRKDGKKFVYAEAQGTSALETDPEQTVLAAARYGIIRGEALNARESTDFLEGLLGEL, from the coding sequence GTGGAGTTGAGTTTCGGCGACAGCTGGGAGAACGACGACGACACCGGAGGGCAAGGAGCGGCGGACAAGGCCGGGCAGGGCGTGGTCACGGCGTTCGGGCAGAGCATGAAGACGCTGCGCGTACGGGCGGGGATGGAACGCGACGAGTTCGGCCGACAGTTGGGGTATTCGGCCTCCACTGTCGCGTCGTTCGAGCAGGGCCGGAGGATCCCGTCGGCGAGGACCATCGAGCAGGCGGACAAGGTGCTGGAGGCCGGCGGGCTGCTGACCCTGTGGACGGAGCAGGTGGAGCGGGCTCAGTATCCGGTGTTCTTCCAAGGGATGGCGGCCCTGGAGAAGAAGGCCATCGAGCTGCTCATGTACGACACGCTTGTGGTCAATGGCCTCCTCCAGACCGAGGAGTACATGAGGGCGTTGCTCGGCATGCGGCGCCCGCCCCTCAACTCCGAGACCATCGAACAGCGCGTGACCGCACGACTGACCCGGCAACAGATCTTCGAACGGCGGCCCGCGCCCCTGCTGAGTTTCGTGTTGGACGAGTCGGTGCTGCGACGCAAGTACGGCGGAAAGGACGTGCATCGGGGGCAGTTGGAGCACATCCTCCTGGTCGGCCAGAAGCGTAACGTCGAGATTCAGGTGATGCCGCTCGACTGCGAGGAAAGCGCGGGCGTGGACGGGCCGTTCACAGTCGTCACCCGCAAGGACGGCAAGAAGTTCGTGTACGCCGAAGCACAGGGCACCAGCGCCCTTGAGACCGACCCGGAACAGACAGTGCTGGCCGCCGCCCGCTATGGAATCATCCGAGGCGAGGCTCTCAACGCGCGAGAGTCAACAGACTTCCTCGAAGGGTTGCTGGGAGAGCTATGA
- a CDS encoding ATP-binding protein, protein MTSKPGDASRVAQPARPTGYLITPCALLDHTFEMRFTSTPRGARLARRLAAHRLDAWGIPYDTYAHDGIVLVLAELASNAVRHGHVPGRDFHLRLQVMAHSRTVRIEVADTRAERLPPRPDALRLPDAEDSGGRGLLLVAGLAARWDWHLRSDGPGKTVWAECALTPPK, encoded by the coding sequence ATGACGAGCAAGCCCGGCGACGCCAGCCGCGTCGCCCAACCCGCCCGCCCCACCGGCTACTTGATCACCCCCTGCGCTCTGCTCGATCACACCTTCGAGATGCGCTTCACCTCGACACCGCGCGGTGCCCGCCTCGCTCGGCGACTGGCCGCGCACCGGCTGGACGCCTGGGGGATCCCGTACGACACGTATGCGCACGACGGGATCGTGCTGGTCCTCGCCGAGTTGGCATCCAACGCCGTACGACACGGCCATGTCCCCGGCCGGGACTTCCATCTGCGTCTGCAAGTGATGGCACACTCGCGGACCGTCCGGATCGAGGTCGCGGACACCCGTGCCGAACGATTGCCGCCCCGCCCGGACGCCCTCCGCCTCCCGGACGCCGAGGACTCGGGCGGCCGGGGACTCCTCCTCGTCGCCGGGCTCGCCGCCCGCTGGGACTGGCACCTCCGGTCCGACGGTCCGGGCAAGACGGTGTGGGCCGAATGCGCGCTCACGCCTCCCAAGTGA
- the katG gene encoding catalase/peroxidase HPI yields MSENHDAIVTDAKSEETGGCPVAHGRAAHPTQGGGNRQWWPERLNLKILAQNPAVSNPLGEEFDYAEAFQALDLAAVKQDIAEILTTSQDWWPADFGNYGPLMIRMAWHSAGTYRISDGRGGAGAGQQRFAPLNSWPDNGNLDKARRLLWPVKKKYGQSISWADLMILTGNVALEQMGFETFGFGGGRADVWEAEEDVYWGPETTWLDDQRYTGDRELESPLGAVQMGLIYVNPEGPNGNPDPIAAARDIRETFRRMAMNDEETVALIAGGHTFGKTHGAGPADNVGADPEAAPIEAQGLGWASTYGTGKGGDAITSGLEVTWTSTPTQWGNGFFDILFGYEWELTQSPAGANQWVAKDAEAIIPDAHDASKKKLPTMLTTDLSLRLDPVYGPISRRFHENPAEFADAFARAWYKLTHRDMGPKSLYLGPEVPAETLLWQDPLPEAEGEVIDAADITALKAKLLASGLTVSQLVSTAWASASTFRGSDKRGGANGARIRLEPQRGWEANDPDQLAQVLRTLEGVQQEFNSGAKKVSLADLIVLGGAAAVEKAAKDAGVDVEVPFTPGRVDASQEQTDVESFAALEPTADGFRNYQGKGNRLPAEYLLLDKANLLGLSAPELTVLVGGLRVLGANHAQSSHGVLTDAPGTLTNDFFVNLLDLGTTWKSTSEDQNTFESRDANGTVKWTGTRADLVFGSNSELRALAEVYASDDAKTKFVNDFVAAWVKVSELDRFDLV; encoded by the coding sequence ATGTCCGAGAACCATGACGCGATCGTCACCGACGCCAAGTCGGAGGAGACCGGCGGCTGCCCCGTCGCGCACGGCCGCGCCGCGCACCCCACGCAGGGCGGCGGCAACCGCCAGTGGTGGCCCGAGCGCCTCAACCTGAAGATCCTCGCGCAGAACCCCGCCGTGTCGAACCCGCTCGGTGAGGAGTTCGACTACGCCGAGGCGTTCCAGGCCCTCGACCTGGCGGCCGTCAAACAGGACATCGCCGAGATCCTGACCACCTCGCAGGACTGGTGGCCGGCCGACTTCGGCAACTACGGCCCGCTGATGATCCGCATGGCCTGGCACAGCGCCGGCACCTACCGCATCAGCGACGGCCGCGGCGGCGCCGGCGCCGGTCAGCAGCGCTTCGCCCCCCTGAACAGCTGGCCGGACAACGGCAACCTCGACAAGGCCCGCCGACTGCTGTGGCCGGTCAAGAAGAAGTACGGCCAGAGCATCTCCTGGGCCGACCTCATGATCCTCACGGGCAACGTCGCGCTCGAGCAGATGGGCTTCGAGACCTTCGGCTTCGGCGGCGGCCGCGCCGACGTATGGGAGGCCGAGGAGGACGTCTACTGGGGTCCCGAGACCACCTGGCTCGACGACCAGCGCTACACCGGCGACCGCGAGCTGGAGAGCCCGCTCGGCGCGGTCCAGATGGGCCTCATCTACGTCAACCCCGAGGGCCCCAACGGCAACCCGGACCCGATCGCCGCGGCCCGCGACATCCGTGAGACGTTCCGCCGGATGGCGATGAACGACGAGGAGACCGTCGCGCTCATCGCCGGTGGCCACACCTTCGGCAAGACCCACGGCGCGGGCCCGGCGGACAACGTCGGCGCCGACCCCGAGGCCGCCCCGATCGAGGCGCAGGGCCTCGGCTGGGCCAGCACCTACGGCACCGGCAAGGGCGGCGACGCGATCACCTCCGGCCTGGAGGTCACCTGGACCAGCACGCCCACCCAGTGGGGCAACGGCTTCTTCGACATCCTCTTCGGCTACGAGTGGGAGCTGACCCAGAGCCCGGCCGGCGCCAACCAGTGGGTGGCGAAGGACGCCGAAGCGATCATCCCCGACGCGCACGACGCGTCGAAGAAGAAGCTTCCGACGATGCTCACCACCGACCTCTCGCTGCGCCTCGACCCGGTCTACGGTCCGATCTCGCGTCGCTTCCACGAGAACCCGGCCGAGTTCGCCGACGCGTTCGCCCGCGCCTGGTACAAGCTGACCCACCGTGACATGGGCCCGAAGTCGCTGTACCTCGGCCCGGAGGTCCCGGCCGAGACCCTGCTGTGGCAGGACCCGCTGCCGGAGGCCGAGGGCGAGGTCATCGACGCCGCCGACATCACGGCGCTCAAGGCCAAGCTCCTCGCCTCGGGCCTGACCGTCTCGCAGCTCGTCTCGACCGCGTGGGCGTCGGCCTCGACCTTCCGCGGCAGCGACAAGCGCGGCGGCGCCAACGGCGCCCGCATCCGCCTGGAGCCCCAGCGCGGCTGGGAGGCCAACGACCCCGACCAGCTGGCGCAGGTGCTGCGCACGCTGGAGGGCGTCCAGCAGGAGTTCAACTCCGGCGCCAAGAAGGTCTCCCTGGCCGACCTGATCGTCCTCGGCGGCGCCGCCGCGGTCGAGAAGGCCGCCAAGGACGCCGGCGTCGACGTGGAGGTCCCCTTCACGCCGGGCCGCGTGGACGCCTCGCAGGAGCAGACGGACGTCGAGTCGTTCGCCGCGCTCGAGCCGACCGCCGACGGTTTCCGCAACTACCAGGGCAAGGGCAACCGCCTGCCGGCCGAGTACCTGCTGCTCGACAAGGCGAACCTGCTGGGCCTCAGCGCCCCCGAGCTGACCGTCCTCGTCGGCGGCCTGCGCGTCCTGGGCGCGAACCACGCCCAGTCCTCGCACGGCGTCCTCACCGACGCCCCGGGCACGCTGACCAACGACTTCTTCGTCAACCTGCTCGACCTGGGCACGACGTGGAAGTCGACGTCGGAGGACCAGAACACCTTCGAGAGCCGCGACGCCAACGGCACGGTCAAGTGGACCGGCACCCGCGCCGACCTCGTCTTCGGCTCCAACTCCGAGCTGCGCGCCCTCGCGGAGGTCTACGCCAGCGACGACGCGAAGACGAAGTTCGTGAACGACTTCGTCGCCGCCTGGGTCAAGGTCTCGGAGCTGGACCGGTTCGACCTGGTCTGA
- a CDS encoding Fur family transcriptional regulator, whose product MTSPQPPTTAEELRGAGLRVTAARVALLQTVREGDHLGVEAIAAGVRDRVGHISLQAVYEALHALASAGLVRRLEPPGSPALYEGRVGDNHHHLVCRSCGAVVDVDCAVGHAPCLTASDDRGFSIDEAEVIYWGLCPDCSSTAPSSASSAL is encoded by the coding sequence ATGACTTCACCGCAGCCCCCGACCACCGCCGAAGAGCTGCGCGGTGCCGGCCTGCGGGTGACGGCCGCACGCGTCGCGCTGCTCCAGACCGTCCGGGAAGGCGACCACCTCGGCGTCGAGGCGATCGCCGCCGGGGTGCGTGACCGCGTGGGCCACATTTCCCTCCAGGCCGTGTACGAGGCCCTCCACGCGCTCGCGTCGGCGGGACTCGTCCGCCGGCTCGAGCCGCCGGGCAGCCCGGCCCTGTACGAGGGACGGGTCGGCGACAACCACCACCACCTCGTCTGCCGGTCCTGCGGCGCCGTCGTCGACGTCGACTGCGCGGTCGGCCATGCCCCGTGCCTGACCGCCTCCGACGACCGCGGCTTCTCGATCGACGAGGCCGAGGTCATCTACTGGGGCCTGTGCCCCGACTGTTCTTCCACCGCCCCCAGTTCAGCCAGTTCAGCACTCTGA
- a CDS encoding TetR/AcrR family transcriptional regulator, with amino-acid sequence MTKPLAREPQRRNSRSNRARILATARRELGRNPDVTLEELARASGVVRRTLFGHFPGRPALLEALADEASEALRGALAAAEESAEPEESAERAFARYMFSTWPVGDRYRLLLALARRDLGMERVAEVLAPARAVVAALLERGQRDGVFHAYLPPAVLSAGLEAMTVALLEEVNAGALEDDGTRTTVAALIAAGVPQARARLVVDEVAAQTAAHPEPGDD; translated from the coding sequence GTGACGAAGCCCCTGGCCCGCGAGCCGCAGCGACGCAATTCGCGGTCCAACCGGGCGCGCATTCTGGCCACGGCCCGCCGTGAGCTCGGCCGGAACCCGGACGTCACCCTGGAGGAGCTGGCGCGCGCCTCCGGCGTCGTACGGCGCACTCTTTTCGGGCACTTTCCCGGGCGGCCCGCGCTGCTGGAGGCGCTGGCCGATGAGGCCTCCGAAGCGCTGCGCGGCGCGCTGGCCGCCGCCGAGGAGTCGGCGGAGCCGGAGGAGTCGGCCGAACGGGCCTTCGCGCGCTATATGTTCTCGACCTGGCCGGTGGGCGACCGTTACCGGCTGCTCCTGGCGCTGGCCCGGCGCGATCTGGGGATGGAGCGGGTCGCCGAGGTCCTGGCGCCGGCCCGCGCCGTGGTCGCGGCCCTCCTGGAGCGGGGGCAGCGGGACGGCGTCTTCCATGCGTATCTGCCGCCCGCCGTGCTGAGCGCCGGGCTGGAGGCGATGACGGTGGCGCTGCTGGAGGAGGTCAACGCCGGGGCGCTGGAGGACGACGGCACCCGGACGACCGTCGCCGCGCTCATCGCGGCCGGGGTGCCGCAGGCGCGGGCGCGTCTCGTCGTGGACGAGGTCGCGGCCCAGACGGCCGCCCACCCCGAGCCCGGCGACGACTGA
- a CDS encoding MFS transporter translates to MPLLVSTPVDKATGPYARRWWALIVLCLSLLIVVMANTSLIVAAPDMTTDLGLSSSDLQWVIDGYTVPYAALMLVLGSIGDKYSRRGALIAGLVVFAGGSVMGSLVDRTELVITARAIMGIGAAVVMPATLSLLVAIFPKRERARAITAWTATSGLAIAVGPLVAGWLLQDHAWGSTFLINVPIAVVAVIGALVLVPPSKAAGMGRIDYVGGLLSIVSVGSLVYATIEGPHFGWGAGPIAAAVVAGVSLVAFVAWELRHPHPMLDVRRFRLRPFSGSMLAVLFFFFGTFGAIYYSTQFLQFVLGYDALETGVRLLPLAGAVFVGAAVTGRMTPKLGMKAMIVTGMAVGTAAVFLLTRIETGSTYADFLAPMMMLGFAIGLSVSPATDTIMGSFPESELGVGGGANDTALELGGSLGIAVLGSLLGTAYRDELTDLVGERLPAAALDTAKDSVGGGLAVAEQIAKSPAGGAQQAQALIDAVHESFAHGVAQTSLIGGAIMAAGTLVVLAVLPGRRAAAERGAEESAVDGAAADGAAVDRAAVDGAAAAAEEVYSDAR, encoded by the coding sequence ATGCCTCTCCTCGTCAGCACACCCGTCGACAAGGCGACCGGGCCGTACGCCCGGCGCTGGTGGGCGCTGATCGTCCTGTGCCTGAGTCTGCTGATCGTCGTCATGGCGAACACGTCGCTGATCGTGGCCGCGCCGGACATGACCACGGACCTCGGCCTCAGCAGCAGCGACCTCCAGTGGGTCATCGACGGCTACACCGTCCCGTACGCGGCGCTGATGCTCGTCCTGGGCTCCATCGGCGACAAGTACAGCCGCAGGGGCGCGCTGATCGCCGGTCTGGTGGTCTTCGCGGGCGGTTCGGTGATGGGCAGCCTGGTCGACCGGACGGAGCTGGTCATCACGGCCCGCGCGATCATGGGGATCGGGGCGGCCGTGGTCATGCCGGCCACGCTGTCCCTGCTGGTGGCGATCTTCCCGAAGCGCGAGCGGGCCCGGGCCATCACGGCCTGGACGGCCACCTCGGGGCTGGCCATCGCCGTCGGCCCGCTGGTCGCCGGGTGGCTGCTCCAGGACCATGCCTGGGGCTCGACGTTCCTGATCAACGTTCCCATCGCCGTCGTCGCCGTCATAGGCGCGCTCGTCCTGGTCCCGCCGTCCAAGGCGGCCGGCATGGGCCGTATCGACTACGTCGGCGGTCTGCTCTCGATCGTCTCCGTCGGCTCGCTCGTCTACGCGACCATCGAGGGCCCGCACTTCGGCTGGGGCGCGGGACCGATCGCCGCGGCCGTGGTCGCCGGGGTGAGCCTGGTCGCCTTCGTGGCCTGGGAGCTGCGCCACCCGCACCCCATGCTGGACGTGCGCAGGTTCCGGCTGCGGCCCTTCAGCGGCTCGATGCTCGCGGTGCTGTTCTTCTTCTTCGGCACCTTCGGCGCGATCTACTACTCGACCCAGTTCCTCCAGTTCGTCCTCGGCTACGACGCGCTGGAGACGGGCGTACGACTGCTGCCGCTGGCCGGCGCCGTGTTCGTCGGCGCCGCGGTGACCGGCCGTATGACCCCGAAGCTGGGCATGAAGGCGATGATCGTCACCGGCATGGCCGTCGGCACCGCGGCCGTCTTCCTGCTCACGCGGATCGAGACGGGCTCGACGTACGCCGACTTCCTGGCGCCGATGATGATGCTGGGCTTCGCGATCGGCCTGAGCGTGTCCCCGGCGACGGACACCATCATGGGATCCTTCCCCGAGTCCGAGCTGGGCGTCGGCGGCGGCGCCAACGACACCGCGCTGGAACTGGGCGGCTCCCTCGGCATAGCCGTCCTCGGCTCGCTGCTGGGAACCGCCTACCGCGACGAACTGACCGACCTGGTCGGCGAACGGCTCCCGGCCGCCGCGCTGGACACCGCGAAGGACTCCGTCGGCGGCGGGCTCGCGGTCGCCGAGCAGATCGCGAAGAGCCCGGCGGGAGGGGCGCAGCAGGCCCAGGCCCTGATCGACGCCGTCCACGAGTCCTTCGCCCACGGCGTCGCCCAGACCAGCCTGATCGGCGGCGCCATCATGGCGGCCGGCACCCTGGTCGTCCTGGCGGTGCTCCCCGGCCGCAGGGCCGCGGCGGAGCGCGGGGCGGAGGAGTCGGCCGTGGACGGGGCCGCGGCGGATGGGGCTGCGGTAGACAGGGCTGCGGTAGACGGGGCTGCGGCTGCCGCGGAGGAGGTGTACTCCGACGCTCGGTGA
- a CDS encoding YceI family protein, whose translation MTVAVETGLWQLDAGASTVALKHKTMWGLVTVKGVFATIGGGGEVGADGSATGALTLDAASLDTKNAKRDVHLRGADFFDADQHPKITYAVRGAELRDGGAVQVSGQLTVRGISRPHSFTAKLTGADADALTLDAEFTVDRGEFGLGWNQMGMIRGLTTVTATLRFTRTQA comes from the coding sequence ATGACCGTCGCCGTGGAAACCGGACTGTGGCAGCTCGACGCGGGCGCCTCCACCGTCGCCCTGAAGCACAAGACGATGTGGGGCCTGGTCACCGTCAAGGGCGTCTTCGCCACCATCGGCGGCGGGGGCGAGGTGGGCGCCGACGGCTCCGCCACCGGCGCCCTGACCCTGGATGCGGCCTCCCTCGACACGAAGAACGCCAAGCGGGACGTCCATCTGCGCGGCGCCGACTTCTTCGACGCCGATCAGCACCCGAAGATCACCTACGCGGTCCGCGGCGCCGAACTCCGTGACGGCGGCGCCGTGCAGGTGTCCGGCCAGCTCACCGTGCGCGGCATCAGCAGGCCGCACTCCTTCACCGCGAAGCTGACCGGGGCGGACGCCGACGCGCTCACGCTCGACGCCGAATTCACCGTGGACCGGGGCGAGTTCGGCCTGGGCTGGAACCAGATGGGCATGATCCGCGGTCTGACCACGGTCACCGCGACCCTGCGCTTCACCCGCACCCAGGCCTGA
- a CDS encoding cell division protein SepF yields the protein MNRYDVTDEQWEGLAQVVPLRGRDAWPSAVDHRSLPDSETETRRRFVVLRVNVFADAREVAETLMAGIPVLLDLTGAETETAKRVLDFSTGVVFGLASGMHRVDRNVFLLTPPGTEVSGIMEGAGV from the coding sequence GTGAACCGGTACGACGTCACCGATGAACAGTGGGAAGGGCTCGCCCAGGTCGTTCCGCTGCGCGGCCGGGACGCCTGGCCGTCGGCGGTGGACCATCGCTCGCTGCCCGACTCGGAGACGGAGACGCGCCGCCGCTTCGTCGTCCTGCGGGTCAACGTGTTCGCGGACGCCCGCGAGGTGGCGGAGACGCTGATGGCGGGCATCCCGGTGCTGCTCGACCTGACGGGCGCGGAGACCGAGACCGCCAAGCGGGTCCTGGACTTCTCCACCGGAGTCGTCTTCGGCCTGGCCAGCGGCATGCATCGCGTCGACCGCAACGTCTTCCTCCTCACCCCACCGGGCACCGAGGTGAGCGGAATCATGGAGGGGGCGGGCGTTTGA
- a CDS encoding ATP-binding protein: MTELRLSAFAGHRGVGIPLGAVTLFAGRSGSGKSSALRAYEALARLGCGAALRDVFPDPVSCVPERARPDAQRRRGFRIGCTADGPEGPVRLDVAVQAEPELRIVGERLSADGVVLLETALRDPGRRTVQAAWHTAGSSPVTRAPLPDDRLGTALLPLRVAGKTDGQRQVLAAAEQMVVALRSVFACDPQPDWMGVPVPTGSGRLLGGCDNLADVLWRTREECVRRHAQLVATLGVGCAGPVTDLLAEPLGDGTVRAVLDRGDGTRTELARLGYGELRYVALALVLLTGPGVLDVDPAAEVPSAMQTLTLLADGLDRGLDVTQRAELLRLAVRMAERGHIRCVGAVSDPSWAVRTAGVTVVHLGP, translated from the coding sequence ATCACCGAGTTGCGGTTGTCCGCCTTTGCCGGGCATCGGGGCGTCGGGATCCCGCTCGGGGCGGTCACGCTTTTCGCCGGGCGCAGCGGGAGTGGGAAGAGCAGTGCCCTGCGGGCGTACGAGGCGCTGGCCCGGCTGGGGTGCGGGGCCGCCCTGAGGGATGTGTTTCCGGATCCGGTCTCCTGTGTACCGGAGCGGGCGCGGCCCGACGCCCAGCGGCGGCGCGGGTTCCGGATCGGCTGCACGGCGGACGGGCCCGAGGGGCCGGTCCGGCTCGACGTCGCCGTGCAGGCCGAGCCCGAACTGCGCATCGTGGGGGAGCGGTTGAGCGCGGACGGGGTCGTACTGCTGGAGACGGCGCTGCGCGACCCGGGGCGGCGCACCGTGCAGGCCGCCTGGCACACCGCCGGGTCCTCGCCCGTCACCCGCGCCCCGCTGCCCGACGACCGGCTCGGCACCGCCCTGCTGCCGTTGCGCGTGGCGGGCAAGACCGACGGGCAGCGCCAAGTCCTCGCCGCCGCCGAGCAGATGGTGGTGGCCCTGCGCTCCGTCTTCGCCTGCGACCCGCAGCCCGACTGGATGGGCGTCCCCGTCCCCACGGGCTCCGGCCGGTTGCTCGGCGGCTGCGACAACCTCGCCGACGTCCTGTGGCGCACCCGCGAGGAGTGCGTACGGCGGCACGCGCAACTCGTCGCGACCCTGGGCGTCGGCTGCGCCGGCCCGGTCACGGACCTGCTCGCCGAGCCGCTCGGCGACGGCACGGTCCGCGCGGTGCTCGACCGCGGCGACGGCACCCGTACGGAACTCGCCCGGCTGGGATACGGCGAGCTGCGCTACGTAGCTCTCGCGCTGGTGCTGCTCACCGGTCCGGGCGTCCTCGACGTGGACCCGGCCGCAGAGGTGCCCTCCGCGATGCAGACGCTCACCCTGCTCGCCGACGGCCTCGACCGGGGCCTCGACGTGACGCAGCGCGCCGAACTGCTGCGGCTGGCGGTGCGGATGGCCGAGCGCGGGCACATCCGCTGCGTCGGCGCGGTGAGCGACCCGTCCTGGGCCGTGCGGACGGCCGGAGTGACGGTGGTACACCTGGGTCCGTGA
- a CDS encoding nucleotide pyrophosphohydrolase, giving the protein MTEQHLDVAKLQRRLAEFAAARNWQPFHTPKNLVAALSVEASELVEIFQWLTPEESARVMDDPETAHRVTDEVADVLAYLLQLCEVLGIDPLTALDAKIDRNERRFPAP; this is encoded by the coding sequence GTGACAGAACAACACCTCGACGTGGCGAAGCTGCAGCGCAGGCTGGCCGAGTTCGCGGCCGCCCGGAACTGGCAGCCCTTCCACACCCCCAAGAACCTGGTCGCCGCGCTCAGCGTGGAGGCGTCCGAGCTGGTCGAGATCTTCCAGTGGCTGACCCCGGAGGAGTCGGCGCGGGTCATGGACGACCCGGAGACCGCCCACCGGGTGACCGACGAGGTCGCCGACGTGCTCGCGTATCTGCTGCAGCTGTGCGAGGTGCTCGGCATCGACCCGCTGACGGCGCTGGACGCCAAGATCGACCGGAACGAGCGGAGGTTCCCGGCGCCGTAG
- a CDS encoding DUF6099 family protein, which translates to MDAVRLILTSRLALAGSGEGPRILTEVWQAQALAQAIGSRLAVSGPPELRGEALGLTELAGRGCGVLDPPDLDPGTLLAAQLTELHDARQALLALSGLLGEVGIALVGLASAAGDETTYWQCMEAIDAADESRDRVLEMLRKLTAREEREEREGALPER; encoded by the coding sequence ATGGACGCGGTGCGGCTCATCCTGACGAGCAGGCTTGCGCTCGCGGGCAGCGGAGAGGGACCGAGGATCCTGACGGAGGTGTGGCAGGCGCAGGCCCTGGCGCAGGCGATAGGAAGTCGCCTCGCCGTCTCGGGCCCGCCCGAACTACGCGGTGAGGCACTGGGGTTGACCGAGCTGGCGGGCAGAGGCTGCGGTGTGCTGGACCCACCGGACCTCGACCCGGGCACCCTGCTCGCCGCCCAGCTCACCGAACTGCACGACGCCCGCCAAGCTCTGCTCGCCTTGAGCGGGCTGCTGGGCGAAGTCGGCATCGCCCTCGTCGGCCTGGCGAGCGCGGCGGGCGACGAGACGACGTACTGGCAGTGCATGGAGGCCATCGACGCGGCGGACGAGTCCAGGGACCGGGTCCTGGAGATGCTGCGGAAGCTGACGGCGAGGGAGGAGCGGGAAGAGCGGGAGGGGGCCTTGCCGGAGAGGTGA